One Silene latifolia isolate original U9 population chromosome 4, ASM4854445v1, whole genome shotgun sequence DNA segment encodes these proteins:
- the LOC141653081 gene encoding protein KINESIN LIGHT CHAIN-RELATED 2-like has translation MKRLSTKLISSSKITTSSTSISGNFTPQFRTCSSSSSSSSSSSISKSPIQNLNPCSNSNGLIYKPFKTHQFHKNPSQNYSTHVGSTPYYVSYVERTPYYVENTPYYKIKKNRSLIQEAVKEAKAATSPMQMLGYFKMDMEDKFDKGKLGAACLTIGFELDKEGEDPQKILSFANKSLALLDNAEENKCCLAVAMNLLLLGSTNRSLSKFDDALGFLNRAKNILVKLEDDCKYEYGVKSVKITLHAVYMELVNVVVGMGRINEAVDYLRKSLVIKKFLMGLDRFDRYGNPNRDMVRFGKANRDFAELCVTMKNFKDGLLCCEKASKMHWDGEEHAREKRLLGVIYAGMEDYEKAFEMHEEAQRSFKEYGCRSDLIRSVTDVANVYIALGRYEAAVNTLKEHEKAVEEDSENPLILMTMGKALVHQDNFEEAKRCFVIACSVLDKEENANPLEVADAYITMADQYEIMNDFETAISLLMRAVSLLEKLPEEQHSNGGVLSRIGSLLLLTGKVTQAKPYLEKGAEIVKESCGYKHLGVGYICNKLGRAYLELERPEAVAEMVVVAKDILDFPLGPHHNESIHTC, from the coding sequence atgaAGAGATTATCGACCAAATTAATTTCATCCTCCAAAATCACAACTTCATCAACATCAATTTCTGGGAATTTCACCCCACAATTCAGAActtgttcatcatcatcatcttcatcttcatcatcatcaatttcCAAATCCCCAATTCAAAACCTAAATCCCTGCTCAAATTCCAATGGTTTAATCTACAAACCCTTCAAAACCCATCAATTTCACAAAAACCCATCTCAAAATTATAGTACCCATGTTGGAAGTACTCCATATTATGTATCTTATGTTGAAAGGACACCATATTATGTTGAAAATACCCCATATTATAAAATCAAGAAGAATAGGTCACTAATTCAGGAAGCTGTTAAGGAGGCAAAGGCGGCGACTTCGCCTATGCAAATGCTTGGATATTTTAAGATGGATATGGAGGATAAGTTTGATAAAGGTAAACTTGGTGCAGCTTGCTTGACTATAGGCTTTGAACTTGATAAAGAAGGTGAGGATCCTCAAAAGATTCTATCTTTTGCTAATAAATCATTAGCTCTTTTGGATAATGCTGAAGAAAATAAATGTTGTTTAGCCGTTGCTATGAATTTACTACTTTTGGGTTCTACTAATCGTAGTTTAAGTAAGTTTGATGATGCATTAGGTTTTCTTAATAGAGCTAAAAATATATTGGTTAAGTTGGAGGATGATTGTAAGTATGAGTATGGTGTTAAGTCTGTAAAGATTACACTTCATGCTGTTTATATGGAGTTAGTTAATGTTGTTGTTGGTATGGGTAGGATTAACGAGGCTGTTGATTATTTGCGGAAAAGTTTGGTGATTAAGAAGTTTTTAATGGGGTTGGATAGATTCGACCGGTATGGTAATCCTAATAGGGATATGGTGCGGTTTGGTAAAGCTAATAGGGATTTCGCTGAACTGTGTGTCACGATGAAGAACTTTAAGGATGGGTTGTTGTGTTGTGAGAAGGCGTCTAAGATGCATTGGGACGGGGAGGAGCATGCTCGTGAAAAACGGCTTCTTGGGGTTATTTATGCTGGGATGGAGGATTATGAGAAGGCGTTCGAGATGCATGAGGAAGCGCAAAGGAGTTTTAAGGAATATGGGTGTAGGTCTGATTTGATTCGTTCTGTTACTGATGTTGCTAATGTGTATATTGCTCTTGGGAGGTATGAGGCTGCTGTGAATACGCTGAAGGAGCATGAGAAGGCGGTGGAGGAGGATAGTGAGAATCCTCTTATTTTGATGACAATGGGTAAGGCCTTGGTTCATCAAGACAATTTTGAGGAGGCTAAGCGGTGTTTCGTAATTGCTTGTAGTGTTCTTGATAAAGAGGAAAACGCAAATCCGTTGGAGGTTGCTGATGCGTATATAACAATGGCAGATCAGTATGAAATTATGAATGATTTTGAAACGGCAATTTCTTTGTTAATGAGAGCGGTCTCTTTGTTAGAGAAGTTACCCGAAGAACAACATTCAAATGGGGGTGTATTGAGCAGGATAGGATCCCTACTTTTGTTGACGGGTAAGGTTACACAAGCTAAACCCTATTTGGAGAAGGGGGCTGAAATTGTCAAAGAAAGCTGTGGGTATAAGCATTTAGGGGTAGGGTATATCTGTAACAAATTGGGCAGAGCTTATTTGGAGTTGGAGAGACCGGAGGCGGTGGCAGAAATGGTTGTTGTTGCTAAGGACATTCTGGATTTTCCTCTTGGCCCTCATCACAACGAGTCCATCCACACATGCTAA